One part of the Apus apus isolate bApuApu2 chromosome 11, bApuApu2.pri.cur, whole genome shotgun sequence genome encodes these proteins:
- the LOC127389390 gene encoding dual specificity protein kinase CLK1-like, with amino-acid sequence MRWQARQEILGAFPGTGATPPSSSSCAKHGSSPEADDKRRLGKLLLGSDEVVATLGEGTFGQVVECIDHKEKGRHVAVKIIKEADGSSEEAFAEVRVLRYLRALDPSSTQHCVQMLDWFEHRGHVCIVLELLGLSTFDFMKENGFLPFRLDHIRQMAYQICQPPLVSLQKCQERRPKHPDIRVGDFGSTTRDDEHHSTVVTTRPFRAPEVILALGWSQPCDVWSIGCILLEYYLGSPIFPVNEDKEHLAMMERILGPLPSDMIKQSRKRGYFHQDRVHLDERSSAGRYVSRWCKPLKAFMTNDGDDHENLFDLIEKMLRYDPAERITLGEALKHPFFLPLRREKRLLPSGAGEPDPGVLPPKKRRKYRMFVG; translated from the exons atgcgctggcaggctcggcaggagattCTTGGGGCCTTCCCGGGAaccggggcgacccctcccagcagcagcagctgcgcCAAGCACGGCTCCAGTCCCGAAGCAGATGACAAacgcaggctgggcaagctcctacttgGGTCCG ATGAAGTCGTTGCTACTTTGGGAGAGGGGACTTTTGGACAGGTTGTGGAGTGCATCGATCACAAGGA GAAGGGCAGGCATGTGGCTGTGAAAATCATCAAGGAGGCTGATGGGAGCTCTGAGGAAGCCTTTGCAGAAGTCCGAGTGCTGCGCTACTTACGTGCCCTGGaccccagcagcacaca gcaCTGTGTCCAGATGCTAGACTGGTTTGAACACCGTGGCCACGTCTGCAtcgtgctggagctgctggggctcagcacctTTGACTTCATGAAGGAGAATGGCTTCCTCCCCTTCAGGCTGGACCACATCAGGCAGATGGCCTATCAGATCTGCCAGCCTCCCCTTGTTTCCTTGCAGAAGTGTCAAGAGCGCAGACCCAAGCATCCCGACATCAGGGTTGGGGACTTTGGGAGCACCACACGTGACGATGAACATCACAGCACGGTGGTGACCACGAGACCGTTCCGAGCTCCCGAAGTCATCCTAG ccctgggatggTCACAGCCCTGCGATGTCTGGAGCATAGGATGTATTCTCCTGGAGTACTACCTGGGATCCCCAATCTTTCCG GTCAATGAAGACAAAGAACACCTGGCAATGATGGAGAGAATCCTGGGGCCTTTGCCAAGTGACATGATAAAGCAAAGCAG GAAACGCGGATATTTCCATCAGGACCGGGTGCACTTGGACGAGCGAAGCTCTGCTGGGAGATACGTGTCCCGGTGGTGTAAGCCCCTGAAG GCATTCATGACCAACGACGGAGACGACCACGAGAACCTGTTTGATCTGATTGAGAAGATGCTCCGTTACGACCCAGCAGAGCGAATTACTCTGGGAGAAGCCCTGAAACACCCTTTCTTCCTGCCCCTGAGACGGGAGAAAAGGCTGCTGCCttctggagctggggagcctgACCCAGGAGTCCTTCCCCCAAAGAAGCGGAGAAAGTATCGGATGTTTGTTGGATAG